The Pseudomonadota bacterium genome segment GACAAACCGCGCGCAAACGCGCTGATCGCTGCACTCGACGAAATGCGATCGGCGAGCAGGGGCAACGCCGGCAGGTGCAGCGCGTCATCGCAGAACCAGGTGATCTGCGCGGGCGCGCTCTCGCCTGCCTCTGCGATCAGCCGCGGCAACAGCGTTTCGAGCAGCGCGCGTTGACACCAGAGGCCGGCGTGCCGGCCCTGCCGGATCAAGGCGTCGCTGTCGTTGAACCAGACTTCCCACTCGTCGCTCTCGCCGAGCGGCAGGCACTGGACGTCCGGGACGATCTCGCGTGGGTGCACACCGGCCGCGTGCAACGCATCGACCACCCGACGCAGCGCATTGCGGTTGACCACGGCAACCGGCACCGTGCCGTCGGGCTCGGACGGGCCAAGGGCAAAATGCAAGTCCTCGACATCGTCCGCAAGCTCTTCCTCGAGCGCGAACGGCACGGCAGCCAGCCCACGCCGCCCACTCGGCACGCTGGCATAGGCGAGCGTGACGGCCGAAGAGCCCAGGGCCACCACGACCCGCTTGCCCCCGGTCGCGGCACTCGCCTCGACCAGCGAGCCCGACTCGACCACCGGCGTTGCGCCGAGCTCGGGGCGCACCGAGGTGAGGCACCAGTGCACGGTCGCGTCGCTCAGGTCGACTGACAGGTCTGGCACGTGGATGAGTACAGTATCAGGCACAGGCAAACGTCTTGGGTCCGAGGGTCATTCGAGCGCGCGCCAGCGGCCCAGCACCTGGCTGCGGCCGTCGGTCTCGCGTTGCAACACACTGTATTGAGTCATAGCAGTCCCACCGAATTCTATGTCAGCTCGGACCAGGAAGTGCGTACTGCTGACCGACAACAAATTTTTGACGCTGTCGGGCAGGGCTTTGTTCACCCCGTCGACTTCCACGGTACTGGCCGCGGTGAAGCTCTCGAGGCTCTCGTACGGCGTGCGGTCCTCGCTGTCCACGTCGAGGCTGCCCGTCAGCGCACTGGCGGGCTCCGTTGCCTCGCCGCAGGCCGGGTAGCGCTTCCAGCCTTCATCGGGCCACCGGTGCAGGGTGTCGCCGTGCGACACCAGGTCGTCGCTGAGCGCGCTGAGCAACTCCGGGGAGGCCGTGTTGACGTTGATCAGGTTGCCTCGCGGCAGCGCCGCGACGTAGGGCAAGAGGCTCTGGTAGGCCTCGAGCGACTCCTCCTCACTGTCGTTCAAGCCCACCACCTGGCGCAGCTCGGTGGTTGACACCATCGGTCGATCGGCGGGCCGGTACGGCGGCTGCCCGCCCGCGTAGGTCTCGAATTCGGCGCCACCGTCGGGCTGCGGCTGGGTGTCGGCATCCAGCCAATCGACCAACGCGAAACCGATGCTGCGCGGCAGGGCAAGTGCGTCGAGCAGACGCAGGAACACCGCCAGCTGCTCCGCGTTGGCCACACCCTCGGCGTCGATCAGGTTGTTGACGTTGAACAAGCCGTTGAGGTCGTGCACACAGCCGCTGATCGTGCCCCCCGCGACCGGCAGCGGTGGAATCACCGTGGCCCAGCCGTCCTCGCGCGAGTCGACCGGGTCGTCTTCAGGCGCATCGCGAAAGAGCGTCGCGGCCGCGAAGCGTTCGGCGGCAGCGGCGATCGCAGCGGCCTGCTCGATGTTCTGGTAGCCCTCGAAACGCCGCACGGTCACGCTCTGGGAGTGCAGCATGTTGACCGCGGCGACACTCGCGACCGCGACGATGCCCAGCACCACCAGAATGACAACCCCGCGTTCGCGTCGCCGGGCCATCACGGCACCTCGAACCAGCGGGTGAGTTCGCCCAGCTCGGCGTGCGTCAGGGCCAACTCGATCGCCCGCGGCAGCAGACGGTTCGCGTTCGGGTCCGAGGTGTCGGTGTCGGTGGGTGGCCAGGTGCTGTGCCAGGTGCCCTCGTCGTCGAGAAACCGCCAGACCACCGCGTCGACTTCGGCCAGCAACTCGCGGTCTGCGTAGTCGCCCTCGACCATGCGGTCGAGGTGGTACCACGCGCGGCGCACGAGCGCGTCGTCCTCGACGCGGTAGGCGACACGTTGCAATTCGCTGCGCGGCGGCGTCAGTTCGGGCGCCGGGTTGAACCAGCCCGCCCGCGTGAACTCGATTTCGGCGCCGCTGTAGTCACTGTAGGCGAGTGCGTCGCGCTCGCCGCCGAGTTCGTCGCGGATCGGCCGTGCCATCAACTGGCCGATGTCGCGATCGAGAATCAGAAACGCACGCTCGAGCCCCGCGAGTTGGGCCTGCATGGCATCGAGCGCGCGCTCGACGCCCGTGACCGCGCGCCACCCGGCGAGCGCGGCGGCACTGACCACCACCGTGATGGCCATCGCGACCAGCAGCTCGATCAACGTGAATCCGCGTGACCTCACGGCTGCACACCCGCGCCCACGCCGGGGTCACCGAGGAACGCCGTCAGCGTTGACAGCGCGCCAGTCGCAGACGGCCTGCGCCGCACCTGGATGGTCACCTGACGCAACAACGGATCCTGCACGTCCTCCG includes the following:
- the gspL gene encoding type II secretion system protein GspL; translated protein: MPDTVLIHVPDLSVDLSDATVHWCLTSVRPELGATPVVESGSLVEASAATGGKRVVVALGSSAVTLAYASVPSGRRGLAAVPFALEEELADDVEDLHFALGPSEPDGTVPVAVVNRNALRRVVDALHAAGVHPREIVPDVQCLPLGESDEWEVWFNDSDALIRQGRHAGLWCQRALLETLLPRLIAEAGESAPAQITWFCDDALHLPALPLLADRISSSAAISAFARGLSSQRINLLQGEFSPRQQLGNALRPWRVPASLAAVLALCAVVAGVLELRQLTAVDAGQRAQMVELYKRAFPNARSVQEPVGQLRSRLKALKQGGEAGALDLLAVLGEALSSAPGSALNSVNYRQGRADVEIVVTSLQELDRLKSLIEQNGRVTATVRSANQQQGGVRGRLRLEARA
- the gspK gene encoding type II secretion system minor pseudopilin GspK, which gives rise to MARRRERGVVILVVLGIVAVASVAAVNMLHSQSVTVRRFEGYQNIEQAAAIAAAAERFAAATLFRDAPEDDPVDSREDGWATVIPPLPVAGGTISGCVHDLNGLFNVNNLIDAEGVANAEQLAVFLRLLDALALPRSIGFALVDWLDADTQPQPDGGAEFETYAGGQPPYRPADRPMVSTTELRQVVGLNDSEEESLEAYQSLLPYVAALPRGNLINVNTASPELLSALSDDLVSHGDTLHRWPDEGWKRYPACGEATEPASALTGSLDVDSEDRTPYESLESFTAASTVEVDGVNKALPDSVKNLLSVSSTHFLVRADIEFGGTAMTQYSVLQRETDGRSQVLGRWRALE
- the gspJ gene encoding type II secretion system minor pseudopilin GspJ, yielding MRSRGFTLIELLVAMAITVVVSAAALAGWRAVTGVERALDAMQAQLAGLERAFLILDRDIGQLMARPIRDELGGERDALAYSDYSGAEIEFTRAGWFNPAPELTPPRSELQRVAYRVEDDALVRRAWYHLDRMVEGDYADRELLAEVDAVVWRFLDDEGTWHSTWPPTDTDTSDPNANRLLPRAIELALTHAELGELTRWFEVP